From one Triticum urartu cultivar G1812 chromosome 3, Tu2.1, whole genome shotgun sequence genomic stretch:
- the LOC125543776 gene encoding uncharacterized protein LOC125543776 produces the protein MGSVGGEEEFPAGVTGADAEVGALVWVRRRNGSWWPGRILGQDELPENCVVPPRSAGTPIKLLGRPDGSIDWYNLEKSKRVKAFRCGEYEECIEKAKILARQQKRTYNEGKYVRREDAIMHALEIERSRFPDEDEMDDAMCASENRYSANSRNIGGASRISSRVERGLYDIEENSPQGLSEGSTFFKVPQNISSSSTRYASSSRKKRKASNKFEDDTVKGFRRMRDLIGSNRTPKQKSSAGSFSNWYHDLPHLESGPSFGYELPSTNGINKNNQSHSLTKRKRSNIGQAYENSRKKDKRRPLSKLCKDSAVKVPTYWDASGQSSVQSPGHKLSNVFESNWGGFSLPGNLNCSYSSGTSSVETSADALCTSHSGSTKASKLKEAEVLDGTGFLSDGCSDDDEFLDAHRTMEDDVTAEGHLHTHGSCASVKDETLKGKTQITDYSREHIPLLRDNTSSKKKNIQVTPVSCNMDESLIVEQYGRTIKCKEQDEDVTGLDARVGSTSDPGSSMKFVLVPPDDGAGIMGQQYYESGPEHDESFETLSNHSHSEKVGAASPYYGSPLKVILPEQKPDMKSTRCHVVKPMKSVQADYKLYDVELAVEGTYKGHRAPLVSLTSKWNRKPVMGFPVPVVVLDDSCPVESRDNHHLAKNSPTHLLKRSKVAEPRQPRSSHSSKSKLGGRKKVSEHDMDKSWRPHTKKSASSPRKMRRLSSFGSSRRESTKRNTVVRKIGGPTIACIPVRLVFSRINEALSFQVRSENTS, from the exons ATGGGAAGCGTCGGTGGAGAGGAGGAGTTCCCCGCCGGCGTGACGGGGGCGGACGCGGAGGTGGGTGCGCTAGTCTGGGTGCGCCGCCGCAACGGATCCTGGTGGCCCGGTCGGATCCTTGGCCAGGACGAGTTACCCGAGAACTGCGTGGTTCCACCGCGCTCTGCAGGCACACCCATCAAGCTCCTCGGCCGCCCGGACGGCAGCAT TGACTGGTATAATCTTGAGAAATCTAAGCGCGTGAAGGCATTCCGGTGTGGTGAGTATGAAGAGTGTATAGAAAAAGCGAAAATTTTGGCTCGCCAGCAAAAGAGGACCTACAATGAAGGAAAGTATGTTCGCAGGGAGGATGCTATTATGCACGCCCTTGAAATAGAAAGATCTCGCTTTCCAGACGAAGATGAGATGGACGATGCTATGTGTGCATCTGAGAACAGGTATTCTGCAAATTCTAGAAACATAGGTGGAGCCAGCAGAATATCTTCTCGCGTAGAAAGGGGTCTGTATGATATTGAAGAAAACTCACCTCAAGGTTTATCTGAAGGGTCAACATTTTTCAAGGTGCCACAAAATATATCCTCTTCAAGTACTAGGTATGCTTCATCTTCAAGGAAGAAACGGAAGGCATCAAACAAATTTGAGGATGACACAGTTAAAGGATTCCGGCGTATGAGAGACCTTATTGGATCAAACAGGACCCCCAAACAGAAGTCAAGTGCTGGTTCTTTTTCAAATTGGTATCATGATTTACCTCATCTTGAAAGTGGGCCAAGCTTTGGCTATGAGTTGCCTAGCACAAATGGAATAAACAAGAATAATCAGTCTCATTCATTGACAAAAAGGAAACGCTCCAATATTGGTCAAGCTTATGAAAATTCAAGAAAGAAAGATAAGCGACGTCCTTTGTCAAAGTTATGTAAAGATTCAGCAGTGAAAGTTCCAACATATTGGGACGCTTCAGGACAGTCTTCTGTCCAGTCCCCTGGACACAAACTGTCGAACGTGTTCGAATCAAATTGGGGGGGATTTTCTTTGCCAGGAAATTTAAATTGTTCTTACAGCTCGGGCACTTCAAGTGTGGAGACTTCAGCAGATGCCTTATGTACTAGTCACAGTGGTTCTACCAAAGCTTCTAAACTAAAGGAAGCTGAAGTCTTGGACGGGACTGGGTTTCTTAGTGATGGCTGCTCTGATGATGATGAGTTTCTTGATGCTCACCGTACTATGGAGGATGATGTCACAGCAGAAG GCCATTTGCACACACATGGATCGTGTGCATCTGTAAAGGATGAGACCTTAAAAGGCAAGACACAAATTACTGACTATAGCAGAGAACACATACCCTTACTTCGTGATAATACAAGTTCCAAGAAGAAAAACATACAGGTAACTCCAGTAAGCTGCAACATGGATGAAAGTTTGATCGTGGAACAATATGGAAGGACAATAAAATGCAAGGAACAAGATGAAGATGTTACTGGGTTGGATGCACGAGTCGGAAGTACTAGTGATCCTGGGAGTAGCATGAAATTTGTGCTGGTTCCTCCAGATGATGGTGCTGGCATTATGGGGCAACAATATTATGAAAGCGGACCCGAGCATGATGAGTCATTCGAAACTCTAAGCAACCATTCACACTCTGAAAAGGTTGGGGCAGCATCCCCATATTATGGGTCACCGCTTAAAGTAATACTGCCTGAGCAGAAACCTGATATGAAATCTACAAGATGCCATGTGGTAAAGCCAATGAAGAGTGTACAAGCAGACTATAAACTTTATGATGTTGAGTTGGCAGTCGAAGGAACCTACAAGGGCCACCGTGCACCTCTTGTTTCTCTGACAAGTAAATGGAACCGTAAACCTGTTATGGGGTTTCCTGTACCTGTTGTTGTTTTGGATGATAGTTGTCCTGTGGAAAGTAGAGATAATCACCATCTGGCAAAGAACAGTCCTACCCACTTGCTAAAGAGGAGCAAAGTTGCAGAACCGCGCCAGCCAAGATCGTCACATTCATCTAAATCAAAACTTGGTGGCCGTAAAAAGGTCTCGGAGCATGATATGGATAAGTCCTGGCGGCCACATACCAAGAAATCAGCATCTTCACCAAGGAAAATGCGCAGGCTCTCATCTTTTGGCAGCAGCCGCAGAGAAAGCACAAAGAGAAATACTGTAGTTCGGAAAATTGGCGGGCCAACTATCGCGTGCATCCCGGTTCGACTTGTTTTCAGTAGGATCAATGAAGCATTAAGCTTTCAAGTGAGATCAGAAAACACTAGCTGA